A single window of Coffea eugenioides isolate CCC68of chromosome 7, Ceug_1.0, whole genome shotgun sequence DNA harbors:
- the LOC113778742 gene encoding AAA-ATPase ASD, mitochondrial-like, giving the protein MMTMGETWGSLGSAMATIMFVWTMYKNYFPPELNGQIIRYSQKIKSFIYPYIQITFPEYQGDGFERSKAYIAIERYLDKNSSKQARRLKANVVQDFESVVLSMEDHEEVTDEYKSIKLWWSSSQDIPNRQSISFYPREDEKRYFMVTFHKRHREFITKNYLKHVLDEGKDIAVRERQRKLYTNNKSENWYGYKRSMWSHVVFKHPATFGTLVMEPKKKQEIMDDLITFSKAEEYYAKVGKAWKRGYLLYGPPGTGKSTMIAAMANLLKYDVYDLELTAVKDNTELRKLLIDTSSKSIIVIEDIDCSLDLTGQREKKKEQKDDKTENKDPAKTEMMKQMEENKSSQVTLSGLLNFIDGLWSACGEERLIVFTTNHVEKLDPALIRRGRMDRHIELSYCGFEAFKELAKIYLSIESHYLFAQVGLLLEETNMTPADVAENLMPKSTAEDADFCLERLVKALEQAKEDARLKVEEEAKVKTEKEEKLRANKEEDEKEKGKQDTTVDEVKNT; this is encoded by the coding sequence ATGATGACCATGGGAGAGACGTGGGGGAGCCTAGGCTCTGCTATGGCAACGATAATGTTTGTTTGGACCATGTACAAAAACTATTTCCCTCCCGAACTCAATGGTCAAATTATTCGGTATAGCCAGAAAATCAAAAGTTTTATCTACCCTTACATCCAAATTACATTTCCTGAATACCAAGGTGATGGCTTTGAGCGTAGTAAAGCCTATATAGCCATCGAAAGGTATCTTGATAAGAATTCTTCCAAGCAGGCGAGGCGACTGAAAGCCAATGTTGTCCAAGATTTTGAATCTGTTGTCCTTAGTATGGAGGACCACGAGGAAGTCACCGATGAATACAAAAGCATCAAGCTTTGGTGGAGTTCAAGTCAAGACATTCCCAACAGGCAGTCCATCTCATTTTATCCCAGAGAAGATGAGAAGAGGTACTTCATGGTCACTTTTCACAAGAGGCATCGAGAATTCATCACgaaaaattatttgaaacaTGTTCTGGATGAAGGAAAGGATATTGCTGTCAGAGAGAGGCAGAGGAAGCTGTACACTAACAACAAGAGTGAGAATTGGTATGGATACAAGAGGAGCATGTGGAGCCATGTAGTTTTTAAGCATCCAGCTACATTTGGCACTTTGGTCATGGAACCAAAGAAGAAGCAGGAAATCATGGATGATCTGATCACGTTTAGTAAGGCGGAAGAGTATTATGCAAAAGTCGGCAAGGCATGGAAACGTGGTTATCTCCTTTATGGTCCTCCGGGAACGGGCAAGTCAACCATGATCGCTGCCATGGCCAATCTTCTGAAATATGATGTGTATGATCTAGAGTTAACGGCGGTCAAGGACAATACGGAGCTGAGGAAATTGCTAATAGATACGTCCAGCAAATCTATCATAGTAATAGAAGATATTGATTGCTCGCTTGACCTGACGGGACAAAGGGAGAAGAAAAAGGAGCAAAAAgatgataaaactgaaaataaAGATCCAGCAAAAACAGAGATGATGAAGCAAATGGAGGAAAACAAGAGCAGCCAAGTCACTCTTTCAGGACTTCTAAACTTCATTGATGGGTTGTGGTCTGCTTGCGGGGAAGAAAGGCTTATCGTTTTCACAACTAATCATGTTGAGAAGCTAGATCCTGCTTTGATTCGAAGAGGGAGGATGGATAGGCACATAGAATTATCTTATTGTGGGTTTGAAGCTTTCAAGGAACTAGCAAAGATCTACTTGAGTATTGAATCACACTATCTGTTTGCGCAGGTTGGCCTCTTACTAGAGGAAACCAATATGACCCCTGCAGATGTTGCAGAAAATTTGATGCCAAAATCAACTGCTGAGGATGCTGATTTTTGTTTGGAGAGATTGGTTAAAGCACTTGAGCAAGCCAAGGAAGATGCAAGATTGAAGGTAGAGGAAGAAGCAAAAGTAAAGACcgagaaagaagaaaagctaAGAGCTAACAAGGAAGAGGACGAGAAAGAGAAGGGAAAACAGGACACAACTGTTGATGAGGTAAAAAACACATAA